One region of Brachyspira hampsonii genomic DNA includes:
- a CDS encoding HK97 gp10 family phage protein — MAETITFKELQEKLKKLEKFAEKKTSKILNQAAFEVQKEAREETKKTFTLRNQYALRVIQVEKSTKKDKKSIIGSTAEYQEYH, encoded by the coding sequence ATGGCTGAAACTATAACATTCAAAGAACTTCAAGAAAAATTAAAAAAGTTAGAGAAATTCGCAGAGAAAAAAACATCAAAAATACTCAATCAGGCAGCATTTGAAGTACAAAAAGAAGCAAGAGAAGAAACTAAAAAAACATTTACTTTAAGGAATCAATATGCTTTAAGAGTAATACAGGTAGAAAAATCAACTAAAAAAGATAAAAAAAGCATAATAGGAAGCACAGCAGAATATCAAGAGTATCATTAG